Proteins from a genomic interval of Oceanispirochaeta crateris:
- a CDS encoding NAD(+) synthase, translating into MKKHGFARICAAVPVVKPASVEKNLSAILELIHKAKSDRPDLLLLPELAISGYSCSDLFRQNTLLEKSKKVLQSLTEETLQLDFPIIVGVPLLVHSALYNCAAVLSGGQILGIVPKIYLPNSNEFYEQRWFSSGRNIRENTISLNHEIIPFGTDLIFQDENNPLMRFGIEICEDLWSPLPPSTFLSLAGALIIANPSASNELVGKADYRKQVTSQQSARTIGSYIYASAGPGESTTDTVYGGHTLIYENGRLLKEGDRFQTQNSWICSDVDLEFLEHQRISSPSYSQTIDFESLPFRTIPYKGTASSRDEEGLQRLVDSHPFVPSSEEDREIRCREIFSIQSTALAARLMHIGCKTAVLGLSGGLDSTLALLVAQEAFTRAGLPQTGLQCYTMPGFGTTKRTKSNAQLLCEEMGIPMEVMDIQDICTHQLKDLNHSGEPSDVAYENVQARQRTMYLMNKANMMGGIVIGTGDLSELALGWCTYNGDHMSMYAVNTGVPKTLVRYLVQFVADRQKNRKAAEILYDIIDTPISPELLPPDRQGQIAQKTEDVIGPYELHDFFLYQFVRCGFGPSKTYYLAKKAFEDHYEPRVIKDWLKKFIQRFFSQQFKRSCLPDGPKVGTIALSPRGDWRMPSDSDPEIWLKELEETE; encoded by the coding sequence TTGAAGAAACATGGCTTTGCCCGTATTTGCGCCGCCGTCCCCGTTGTAAAACCAGCTTCTGTAGAAAAAAACCTCTCAGCTATTTTGGAATTGATCCATAAAGCCAAAAGCGACAGGCCGGACCTTCTTCTCCTACCGGAACTGGCAATAAGCGGATATAGCTGCAGCGATCTTTTCAGGCAGAACACTCTTCTTGAGAAGTCTAAAAAAGTCCTACAGTCCCTTACGGAAGAAACTCTCCAACTGGATTTTCCGATCATCGTCGGCGTCCCTCTTTTAGTGCATAGCGCCCTTTACAACTGTGCCGCGGTTCTATCTGGCGGGCAGATCCTTGGAATTGTTCCAAAGATCTACCTCCCCAATAGCAACGAGTTTTATGAGCAACGCTGGTTTAGTTCGGGCCGGAACATCAGAGAAAACACAATTTCCCTGAATCATGAAATCATCCCCTTTGGTACAGATTTAATTTTCCAGGATGAGAACAACCCGCTTATGCGATTCGGCATTGAAATCTGTGAGGACCTCTGGTCACCTCTTCCCCCCAGCACCTTTTTGTCCCTGGCAGGAGCCCTGATCATAGCGAACCCCTCCGCCAGTAATGAGCTGGTCGGCAAAGCTGACTATCGGAAACAAGTGACCTCTCAGCAGTCCGCCCGGACCATCGGCAGCTATATCTATGCCTCAGCAGGACCCGGAGAATCCACAACAGACACAGTCTATGGTGGACATACCCTGATTTATGAAAACGGAAGACTTTTAAAGGAGGGAGACCGTTTTCAAACACAAAACAGCTGGATTTGCAGCGATGTCGATCTTGAATTCCTGGAGCATCAGAGGATCAGCTCTCCTTCCTACTCCCAAACCATCGACTTTGAATCCCTCCCCTTCCGGACCATCCCTTATAAGGGGACAGCATCCTCAAGAGATGAGGAAGGACTGCAGCGCCTGGTGGATTCCCATCCCTTTGTTCCCTCATCCGAAGAGGACAGGGAAATCCGTTGCAGAGAAATTTTCTCAATACAGAGCACAGCCCTAGCCGCCCGGTTGATGCATATAGGGTGCAAAACGGCCGTTCTCGGCCTTTCGGGAGGGTTGGACTCCACATTGGCTCTACTGGTTGCCCAGGAGGCCTTCACAAGAGCAGGCCTCCCGCAGACAGGGCTCCAATGCTATACAATGCCTGGTTTCGGGACAACAAAACGGACAAAAAGCAACGCGCAGCTCCTCTGTGAGGAAATGGGGATTCCCATGGAAGTCATGGATATTCAAGACATATGCACCCATCAGCTAAAAGACCTGAATCACAGCGGAGAACCCTCGGATGTGGCCTATGAAAACGTTCAGGCCCGTCAAAGAACCATGTATCTCATGAATAAGGCGAATATGATGGGCGGCATCGTCATCGGTACGGGGGACCTCTCGGAACTGGCCTTGGGCTGGTGTACTTACAACGGCGACCACATGTCCATGTATGCTGTCAACACCGGAGTCCCCAAGACCCTGGTTCGATACCTGGTGCAGTTTGTCGCGGACAGACAGAAAAACAGGAAGGCAGCGGAAATCCTTTATGACATCATTGACACACCCATCAGCCCCGAGCTGCTGCCCCCCGACAGGCAGGGACAGATTGCCCAGAAAACCGAAGACGTCATCGGCCCTTATGAGCTTCATGACTTCTTCCTTTATCAATTTGTCCGCTGCGGCTTCGGTCCTTCAAAGACCTATTACCTAGCAAAGAAGGCCTTTGAAGATCATTATGAGCCAAGGGTCATCAAGGACTGGTTGAAAAAATTTATCCAGCGATTTTTCAGCCAGCAGTTCAAACGATCCTGTCTGCCCGATGGGCCCAAGGTGGGAACCATTGCTCTTTCTCCCCGGGGAGACTGGCGAATGCCCAGTGACAGCGATCCTGAAATATGGTTAAAAGAACTGGAAGAAACTGAGTAA
- a CDS encoding flagellar assembly lytic transglycosylase gives MKFRSPSARMPKAGMTLIFLPILFLFLLYTVLSVQSIHKICSLDRAFEVLFAGDALSEQNLEVFQSLNSDTLFSYMAGWRESKQEAALLLLGYQGIFLEKRMSEAAFPHAVAGLEGRDRANEESQFSAIDQLVRNDPEAAEELLKEQWLHYSLNPELPPQDGFFSRIRTVVLRTNTSDFWIEALLGWSGLPDSGFDAAFLLATCYESVGSWEDALFWYEQAGSRGNHWKETRRSQWYRMRIIIRNSPERLPNFLVTLGTVRNEDAYFDDILDDYFSVLVRRRGWTELAQLLPLLNKAGLSGPASQGMFLLNRARKEGSLFLGDSVFSKDDLVLDPKGYYALRVFPETWPYILNSENQDSMQDPNDSSYMDELLMYLIHAGYEVEAYRLWMEDKPSLSPETVMTLCRYLEDRGDLYDLITFAGYWYYNFSIETALKLLPWVFPGAERYDFTEGDVPEELILGIIRRESAFHETISSRAGAGGLMQLMPSTAGDLAHKHRMEDWDLMKAEDNILLGTLYLEWLQERPWTSSFIDVLAAYNGGGGNLRSWKRLHPFEDPDLFIQSIPFRETRDYVRKVIVAAASYRYLETGDPPGEWLDQFYRLF, from the coding sequence ATGAAGTTTCGAAGTCCATCAGCCAGAATGCCCAAGGCGGGAATGACACTGATTTTCCTGCCGATCCTTTTCTTGTTCCTTTTATATACTGTCCTCAGTGTTCAATCTATTCATAAAATCTGTTCTCTGGATCGAGCCTTCGAGGTCCTCTTCGCAGGGGATGCTCTTTCCGAACAGAATCTTGAAGTCTTTCAATCTCTCAATTCAGATACTCTTTTCTCATACATGGCCGGCTGGAGGGAGTCCAAACAGGAGGCCGCTCTGCTCCTCTTGGGATATCAGGGGATTTTTCTGGAAAAAAGGATGTCCGAAGCAGCTTTCCCCCATGCTGTAGCCGGGCTGGAAGGAAGAGATCGGGCGAATGAAGAATCCCAGTTCTCCGCAATAGATCAGTTGGTCCGTAATGATCCCGAAGCTGCTGAAGAACTCCTGAAAGAACAGTGGTTACATTATTCTTTAAATCCCGAGTTGCCCCCCCAGGATGGATTTTTCAGCCGTATCAGAACTGTAGTTTTAAGGACTAATACCAGTGATTTTTGGATTGAGGCTCTATTGGGCTGGAGTGGTTTACCAGATTCCGGTTTTGACGCAGCCTTTTTACTGGCAACCTGCTATGAATCAGTCGGGTCCTGGGAAGATGCTCTGTTTTGGTATGAACAGGCTGGAAGCAGAGGGAATCACTGGAAGGAAACGCGGCGGAGTCAATGGTACAGGATGAGGATCATCATTCGGAATTCTCCGGAGAGATTGCCGAATTTTCTGGTTACACTGGGCACAGTCAGAAACGAGGATGCTTATTTTGATGATATCCTTGATGATTACTTCAGTGTTCTGGTGAGACGCCGCGGTTGGACTGAGTTGGCCCAGCTCCTCCCCCTTCTCAATAAGGCGGGATTGTCAGGTCCTGCCTCTCAGGGGATGTTTCTACTAAACCGGGCCAGGAAAGAAGGTTCTCTCTTTTTGGGGGACTCTGTATTTTCAAAGGACGATCTTGTACTAGACCCGAAAGGCTATTACGCATTGAGAGTGTTTCCGGAAACCTGGCCGTATATTCTGAATTCTGAGAATCAAGATTCCATGCAGGACCCCAATGATAGCTCCTACATGGATGAACTCCTGATGTATCTGATTCATGCAGGTTATGAGGTCGAAGCGTACCGGCTGTGGATGGAGGACAAACCATCGCTTTCGCCTGAGACGGTTATGACTCTCTGCCGGTATTTGGAAGACCGGGGAGACCTGTATGACCTGATTACTTTCGCCGGCTACTGGTACTATAATTTTTCAATAGAGACTGCGCTCAAACTTCTTCCCTGGGTCTTCCCGGGGGCAGAACGTTATGATTTTACTGAAGGCGATGTCCCGGAAGAACTGATTTTGGGTATCATCAGGAGAGAGAGTGCCTTCCATGAAACCATTTCTTCCAGAGCCGGGGCTGGAGGCTTGATGCAGTTAATGCCTTCCACAGCGGGGGATTTAGCGCATAAACACAGGATGGAAGACTGGGATCTTATGAAGGCTGAAGATAATATCCTCCTGGGAACTCTTTATCTTGAATGGCTTCAGGAGAGACCCTGGACAAGCTCTTTTATCGATGTCCTGGCAGCCTATAATGGCGGTGGAGGCAACCTCCGCAGTTGGAAGAGGCTGCATCCTTTTGAGGATCCCGATCTTTTTATCCAGAGCATTCCCTTTCGGGAAACCCGTGATTATGTGCGCAAAGTCATTGTCGCAGCGGCTTCTTACAGGTATCTTGAAACAGGTGATCCTCCGGGAGAATGGCTGGATCAGTTTTATCGTTTATTTTGA
- a CDS encoding undecaprenyl-diphosphate phosphatase, translating into MTYLQGIVLGLIQGLTEFLPVSSSGHLLMVRNLMGLGDIPILFDVVLHVATLIVVLVMFRKKIIELLLSLANWLLRRADDRDKRNMKLIGIILIAVFITGVLGIFISNLNIADSPKIVFPLYLITALLLLTTIKSKGGREYGDLDYKDGIFTGIAQGLGVFPGISRSGITISAGLYRKMNRDVAAEYSFLISIPAILGALLLDLKDGGELMSSISAPVLTTSFLAALISGFLALWMLVRLINSGKFYYFSFYLIPLGILGLIFF; encoded by the coding sequence ATGACATATTTACAGGGTATCGTACTGGGGCTTATTCAAGGGCTGACTGAATTCCTGCCAGTTTCCAGTTCGGGGCATCTTCTGATGGTGAGAAACCTGATGGGGCTGGGTGATATTCCCATCCTTTTTGATGTGGTTCTCCATGTGGCGACACTGATTGTCGTACTGGTGATGTTTAGGAAAAAAATCATTGAGCTTCTCCTGTCTCTGGCAAACTGGCTGCTCCGAAGGGCAGATGACCGGGATAAACGGAATATGAAGCTCATAGGCATCATCCTTATCGCCGTATTTATTACGGGAGTTCTTGGAATCTTTATTAGCAATTTAAATATTGCCGACTCTCCCAAGATTGTCTTTCCCCTGTATCTCATCACAGCCTTACTTCTTTTGACCACGATCAAGTCAAAAGGTGGCAGAGAGTATGGGGATCTGGACTATAAAGATGGGATTTTCACAGGCATTGCTCAGGGATTGGGTGTCTTTCCTGGAATCTCCCGCTCCGGAATCACCATTTCAGCCGGCTTATATCGGAAAATGAATCGTGATGTTGCAGCAGAGTATTCCTTTCTTATTTCCATACCAGCCATACTGGGAGCTCTCCTTTTAGACCTTAAGGATGGTGGAGAGCTTATGAGCAGTATTTCTGCTCCGGTTCTCACAACTTCATTTTTGGCCGCCTTGATTTCAGGGTTTCTTGCCCTCTGGATGCTGGTTCGCCTCATCAACAGCGGGAAATTTTATTACTTCAGTTTTTACCTGATTCCCCTGGGAATTCTGGGGTTGATATTCTTCTGA